The Mus caroli unplaced genomic scaffold, CAROLI_EIJ_v1.1 scaffold_18589_1, whole genome shotgun sequence genome segment TtcataggacaaaacaaaacaaaacaaagccaagaaaaaaacccccaaaacccaaagccaaccaaccaaacaaaaaaaccaaccaatacatgaatgaacaaatgaaccaaccaacaacgaaacaaacaaaaactccaaaccCCAAACCAGAGCTAaggaaaaaacccaacaaacaaaacaaaacaattgctCCAAGTCcccaaaaataagcaaacaaaagagaaacaaaggtccagagttccagagttcaaatcccagcaaccacatggtggctcacaaccatccgtatcgagatctggcgccctcttctggagtgtctgaagacagctacagtgtacttacatataataaataaatcttaaaaaaaaaaaaaaaaaaaaaaattaaaaaaaaaaaaacaaatttaaagagcttttaaaatttactttatgaGTGCTATGcctaaagatttaaaatatctaatgggtgttttgcctgtctacacacacacacacacacacacacacacacacacacacaccccatatgaGTGTCTGgtgcacatggaggtcaaagaAGGTGTGAGAACTTCTAAAACTAGAGTTATAGAGGGTTGTTAACCATCATTTGCGTGCTGATGGACTTTCCACTGCAAGAGCCATGAAcattcttaactgctaaaccattcCTGCAGCTAGGAAAGACCATTATCCTTCCCACACATTGTCCTTCCCACACATATTGATTACTAGTATGGCTGAATAAAACTGTAAATTACTACAAGCAGAATTtgttctgtgattttcttttgttttgtaacattTCCTTTGTCTGGTGCTCACATTTAACCTGTTCATGTTTTCACAACCCATTGGAGATGTGAGTAATATTTTGTTGCTTTAGCCAATTTAATTCCTTTCGATACAGCTTGTCTGTGGGACTTCATAGTGATTATCAaaactacatacacacaaaattaaatatatagagtttttattttgataatgtaagaaaaatataGGCAATAAATGGCTCTGGATAGGAATGACAGGCAAGGCACAGAACTCTCCTTTTTGTCCACTCATGAGAATAACTAGATACCCTGTGTGaacattccaggaagtctttGGTGAGGCAGCCCTTCTCACCAAGGTGGTTTTAACCTAGTCagacattattaaaatttatgaaaagGACATCGCTATTTGACAAACCTGCAACCAGGACTGTTGAATGTATTCCTTGGGAGAATTTCAACTCTTGACCAGGGAGAAGACAatggaaggagtgtgtgtgtgtgtgtccttggctCCCCTGCCAGGTTCTGTTTGATACTCCTTCCATGAGTGCTGAGATGTTTCCACTTTTCAGGTAGGAGCTGCAGCGAGCTGAAGGAGCACTTTGGTAAACAGCACATGGGGCACCTACAGGAGCCTCCCTGGGAAACCTACAGCATAGGGGACCAGGACGATGAGGGCTCAGGGAACTTTCTGGATCCGTCTTGTtcccctgggctggtggctgTGGAGTTCTAGGACCCACAAGCTCACACTGCATGAGCTTCAGAAAGCAGCTCCTTTCTGGGCCCTCAGCATGGCAGTCCTTACACCATCACTTGAACTCCATGATCCTGAGCAGCAATGGGGTGGATGGAGCCCATGCATGGCTGGTATTCAGGGAGTACAGTCCCTTCGAAATCCCACATATTCTGTTTACACATTAATGGGTAAATCTAAGTGGGAGCCAGCTGCTGTGTTCCTGAGCAGTTTGCACAGCCCTGATCTCAGGAACTGTGATTCAACTGGAGCTTGTTTTCCAAACTCTGATGGCACTCTGAAAGGTGACATTTcccctgtgttttcttatttattttgtgaccaCACATCAATGTCTTGAATGTATCTGGAAATGTTTTACAAACTTTAGTCTTACCTGTTCTTTAGATATTGGGACCCTGCAATGCCAGGCACTTACTAGGGACAGTGAATTAGCTTCTGTCCCTGGTCATCTCTTCTTTGCAATCAGCCTTCAGATAAAGGACACTTTCTGACATCCTTCTTCACTTATTTTCCTGCTCTTTGGGTTCAAACAGCCTCTGGGACACAGTAAGTGCTTTTTAAATAAGTAGAAGAGTCAGTGATGGTGAAAGAGCAGTAAAAGGgacaagaagagaggaaaggtttGTGGGTCCTTACAAGACTAAAACTCTAGCATTCAGAAAAATACAATTCTAATTCTAGGTGAATGCCTGCCCTCTTGTGTTTCCTGATGATGGATGCAACAAGCTAAACAATTCATAGGAATGGTGGGATAGTGAGCATCCCTGCCCCCTTCTAGAGCCTGAACCAATCTTCAATTATCTAGAATAGGCTgcctgaaaaacaacaacaacaacaacaacaacaacaaaccaaacaaaaacaaaacaaaagaaataagcaaacaaaatcacaaaacaaaaccaaaaccaaaaaccccccaaaaaaaaaaaaaaaaaaaaaaaaaaaaaaaagataacccaAACCTAACATTTATTATCTCATAACCAATTTATTGCTATGGTACATCAGAATGGAAAACACAGCAATTCCAATGTTTATAGCGTTGTTTACAAGGAACTAGGTGTGAAAAGGAAGTTCTTATGTTTTAGGGAACACAGCAAGGCTTAGAAACACAGACATCTTTGATGATCAAGACATAGGGGCTGAGACCAGCATAACTAAGAACTAAAAATGCTTTAATATTTAGTATTGTGGAATCATGTGTCACTGTAGAACCTATATATAAGGAGAAAATCAAATCTgcccaataaaagaaaaggaaacatgcCATGAGTGTGAGAACCCTCTGGGTAGCTCTGATTTCTGGCCTAGAATTATTTGCAGACCTGGAACTGTGAAGATAGAGGACATGGACATGATGTTTATATAGATGTAGAGCCATTGACCCACTGCTCCATCCCATGAGACTCTGAAAAATGACATCACGAAGAGCCATGAAAGAGAGGAACAGCCACTTAACTGTGGGCTTGGATGGTAGCATATAACAATATCCAGTAAACATCCCAATTTCAGACCTATTCATGCTACTGCCTGGTGTGATATAGTGCAGCAAATTCGAGCTTATAAGGGAATTAAAGATCCAAAAGAGGAGGAGAACGGCAAGAATATGCCATGCTGTCTGTGGTTTGAGCTTTCTCCACAGTGTGGTCCTGGGACTGATGGTGACAGCCTGGACCATGCTGAGGAGACAGGTGGTACAGATGGAGAGGCCACGAGCAACCCTTTCTAGATAAATTATAGTTTTACAACCAACATCACCTAGGAAGTTTCTGATGTAAAAAATTGTGGCTATGTCTCTGACCCCTATGCAATAAACAATGATTGTGTTTACAAAAGCCAAGTGTATGACAATGAcatctaaattttttttatcaGGACCTATGATGAAAGTATACAAATGTCTCACAAATAATATGATGTTTCCTAAAACTCCAAGTCCAATAAGTGACAAGAAAATTATACTTTGGATGAGGTTACTCCAAATCATTTTAATGCCCAGAACTAGGAAAAACGTTTTGAGAAACACAAGGAAGTAAATATGATGTAGTTCATGCCTGTGAGTTTTCTGTTTTCGGTAGTAAAAAGAATAGTGTCTTATGTAAATGCTCAGAGATCCTTGCTTGTaaatacttcattttcttcttgtgcCTTTTTTTCTTGCTTCTACTGACACCGAGATGATGTTGACAATTGGACATGAACACCATGTTGATACCTTTACTGCCTTCACAGAAGATAGTTTTTTATATTCTTCATCTCTAAATGTTTTCTCATGAGAACATCCAAACAATGTACAGCATCCTTCAGTTTATAAGCCATAATATCGAACATCAGATGCCTTCCTTCTCAGATCCTCTTTGTCATCTTCTACACATTCATCTCTCAAGCACACACTGTGCTAACAGAAAAATAGTTTCACTGATGAATTGTAATGCTTGCCTAAATAGTGTTGCTTTCCAGGTAAATACATGTAGTTTTCTCTGTCTGCAATTCTGAATTGGCTTTGGCAATAACTAACAAATAGATTAATTGAAATGCCAAGCATCCTGGAGGCAAGGTTGACAAAGTTCCAGTGCTTGGTCAACCTGTACTGCCTTTGGTGGATATTTGCTGCAAACCTTTTGCTATACTTATGTTTCTTACTGTTAAAGGTCTCTCTTCGAAAGCTAGAGATGGGATAACAAAAACTCAGTGTAAGCAAGAATGAAATTTCTGAAAGTTCCCTGGAAAAAAACAGTTATgcagaaaactgagtccttcctaaaaatttattactttaataaacatttagatcattaatttgaGTATTGTTAGTAAGCATGAGATAGAGGATTTGAGAAGAATTATTCAAGAAGGAAAACTTAAGGGAAATCTAGAAGTTGACAAGCTGTAACGGAATTGCTAGGTTTTTAGTGTTCGACAAGGAACTTTTATGAAGAGGAAAAGATTTTGATGATACAGGATAATGACAAGGCTTGGTACCTTCCTGAATGCAAGAGTAAGCAGTTTTAGGAATCCTGATGTTTTTCTGTTCTTGACAGAATTGTAATAAAGATAGGAATCATACTGAAACAAGGGTTTATGACAGAGACACAGCGGGGAGCACCTTGTCTCAGTGAACTCCCTGCCTTCCTCAACAGACTTGTCAGACCATCACTTTCCTGACAGACTGATCTTGCTTAAGCAAAGGAACtgcacaatattttaaaaatcaaaggaaaaggcTGGTGttcttttctaaatataaaagaattatagaggaaggaagggaagaattaAATATGGGCTAGAGACTGAACATTTGTGGAAAGCCAAGTGTGATATAATTGGTAGTAGAAAATAACTCTTGATATATTAATCTTATACCAAACTGAAACAGAATCAAATTCAAATGCAGTTATTCTGTCTAGCATTTATGAGACCACAAGGCACTATGATGCCAATCTTAAGGAAGAAGATATTgagtttaaagaaaactgattttatcGTAATGTAAATTTTCAGTTCTCATAAAAttgctgttcatttgttttcttcctctttcaatATTCTTATGTAACCAAGGAAgactttagaagaaaatgtatattgAAAAGCTgtgtaataaatgaataaaatttcttAGGAAATGAtcttatgtataaataaatcctgaaagagaaaaaagttttCATAGTAGGAAAACCCATATAGAGATGTGCTtcctctctgtcctgtctctcatGAAAGGAATGTCATCTCAtgtctgttccttccttccctttgccaTTCTTGCATCCATCCTTTTTCCAGACCCTGCCTTCAGCTGAGGCTGGTCCCTGACAGATTAAGTAGATAGAATTGTAGATAGCTCATGTGGGTGTGATTAATTCTTGTTCCATATTATCTTATTTGTGGGATCATATTAAATGTAAGCTACCCCCTTACTTATGTGCTTTTTCTAATGATTCCCTAAGAACCTTCTCCCAAGGAAATATCAAATCTCAGCTCGCAGGTTAGGCATTATTCTtctggactggagcagaagcacTTCCTACCACTTTGATTTCGAAGGTTCATAAAATCAGTCATTTTTATCAGTCAGTAATGCTATACCCTCTAAATGACAAACAATCTAGTACCTCATACTGATTCGGGTAATTTTTCACATGACATCTGTTTTCTGTATTCTCTTGTTTAAATTAAAGTGAGGATTAAACCATAAATATATTCATTgtgattctattttcttttttttttgaacagtgcctaaatctttatttttcataacctacatttttttcaaattagaCAGTTTTACACAAAAATGACACAAAAGGAAACTTAAATTACCAATAGTTTACATGTAAGCTTGATTCCAGTCTTAATGAAAAgtagaacagaaacagaaaccctcAGGCAAGCTTCCACTTGTTTCACTCCCCGTTCTGTGACTTGCAGTTGTTAGCACTCCTGGAATCTTCGATTGTCTGTTGCTTTCCGTATAACAGGCTAAAAAGCACACAAACCCACAACTACAGATAACTGAAGGGGACACAAAGGTATGCATCATCAGTCGCCTGCTGTGACACACTGAACCAGTTTTTCAATATCAACTGCAGAAACCCTAATACAGCAATATAagacctttttttccttttttttgtcttttttcttttctttttttctttttttttcttttctttttttttttcttgccaccCACTAGTGGCAACCAGTGATGCAATGACAGGAGGGGTTTACAGAGACATCATGACACTGACTATGAGAGAGGAATCACTTGAAATTCATGTCTGGTGAAGTGGGGCCAGATTCCTAGTCCGTATTTCCATATGATAATTAAGCATCATCACACAATTTTACAGGTTAAAAAGGTCATTGTGACTGTGGTATCTCTGATTCTATACCTTGAGATACTGAAAGGAATGAGTAAACTTAAAAATAGATTATGAAAACCACATATCACACTTGCTGTATGTGACATAGCAAGAGTCTGCATGCACCCTCAACAGCTTCCTATTTTGAtaacttccatttcttttctgagtGGAAAACCTCAAAGTGTTCAGGAAGTCTCTGTTTTGACATTATACAGCTATTTGGCATATCACCTTTGCTTCCTGAAAATGAGTGCTTATAAAAATCACATCTGAGCAAGGCTTTAGTTCCTGATGCCAGGCTGTCACTGGCTAAGCAGTAATCAGTGTCCCACCTCGTGCATCTGCCTACCTGCCCTTGTGTGCGGCCACTGAGCTGTACACTTCCAGCCAGCAGACAGCAAGCACCTACAGCTTGGCTCTGCCACACAGGTTTCGTGCTGCAATGCTCAGCCTTGGGGAAAGGACTTCTCATTAAAAATCAAAGCTCCTCTGTGAGAGCACCCTTGGGGATAAGGGGTGCTGACCATAATTTGGCCCCTCTTCCAGGAAAGATGTGATGTGAAGGGCCTGAGGCCTCAGGCTTGACTTTCCAGAGAGACAGTATCTGCTAGTGTGGGTTCAAGAGGCcagctgttttcttcttcttctttctttcttttattttttaatttttgtcagtGATCTGACATCTCTAAGGAAATTCGTCCTATGTTCCTTTCACAGGCGTCTGAGATGTCAGCACTGCGTATACTCCTATGTAACTGAATGACAGTTGCTCTGAAGGAAATGGCCACGTGCATCAGGCCATCTTTGCCTTTGGCAGGAAAAATCACTTAacaaagtataattttaattagCACATTCTGTTCTTTACTTTCATTGGAAGATCCTATTTTCTAAACTATAAACAATTTTATATTGGAGCCTTAAGTCTATTTGTCTTccacattttagttttctttgctGCTCAACAAATTTATCTGTGAATCATTTTCAGCTTCTTCTGAGCAGCTGTAACACTTGCACTCACCCTACAACAATGGTACCTGTGATGTTCTCTTTCTGATCTGAGTCCAGCCGTGACCCTTCATAGCTCAGTGCTGCCCACAGATCACACACGTGTCTCCTACAATTTCCCTGAGCCCTCAGGACTGTGTTGTCTGTTAGTCTGCTTATATCAACATCCCTGTGCTGAGAAGACCTGATAGATGCTTTAGTACATCTGTTACCTTGTGTAACCCTGTTGTGGAATGCTTAAAAAATGACTTGTGCATACATTGCTAACTGTGTGTTATGGCTGCACTGTCCTATGGAAATCACAGAGATGAGCTGAATGAGAAGATGTCCTGGTTGCTCTCATTCTTTAAAGCCCTCTGGAAGTCAGCCCACTCTTCTAGTAGGGTTTTCTGTGTTTCCTTGCATGCACAGGGGAAGTAAATTCCCATGTTCTCACAAATTTACTGACGATCTTTAAAAACCATTCTTCAATGTGGCTAATTTTTAGTTGTGTTATTTctgtaatgtatatttttaaaaaatgtacccCTCGCTGTTTTGAAATATCATAATACTTATTGAATTAAAGCTTTGTTTTCTGAATAGTTTCACTTCTGCACTGAAAAATTATCCATTTACATTTATTCAATGAACTAACAGAGAGACAtttatatgagtattttattgtattttgttttaattttagcttttgttgtgtgtgtgcttatatgccTGATACCACTTGTGTGTCTGGTGTCTTCAGAAGTCAGAATAAGGCATTAGATTCCTTGATCATTGAATTGTAGATGATGTTTggctgtcatgtaggtgctgaaaATTGAATCAGGGAattctgcaaaagcagtaagtgcttttaaccactgagtcagctGTTCAATCCtcatatgtacattttaattagCTTTCACAAGCTTCTTACCTCCAAGATGGTAGAATCAGTCATTTCAGTTAAATAAGGAATTTCTCACAAATGATGTGGTGGAGGGTTATACATATTCCAGAAGCTTGAGTGATACTAAAACATTAGTAATAGATAGTTCAGGATTCACAAGAAGATGCTGTGTGAACACACAATGTGGATGTAAATTCTGTTTTCACTAATTCATATGTTCATCATTTTGAGCATATTATTTGGCTTTTATATAAACTCTTTCATATGTAAATTATGTTTTGTGcaatatagatatattttatggAGTCAATACCTAGGGAAGTGCCCAGTATGCTTTAAAGACAACTTTGATTATTAGATTATTAAAATTGATTATTAGAGTTAAATATAGACTCATGTCTACTTTATCTACAATTTTCATATGCTACAATTTACATTGGGTCTAAGAAAGGGTAAATTCACAAGAAATGAAATCATGGTAAAGAAAGAAGGAGTGCCATGCCCAAAGGACTGAAGTCACCAGAAGTTACACAGTTCAGATCAAAGCTATCAGTCTTTGGAGGGAAAATCACCTAGATTGTGCAGAAGCTGTGGGAGCAATAGCTTCCTACTCCAGGCTGAACTGCAGgtgtctctctctcatacaccTGCCTGTCCAGTGTAAGGAACAGCTCATGCCAATGACCACACATACTTTCCTTGTAGACATTGAAACAATTCTGGATTGAGTGGAATCCTGCCATTCTGCACCCCTCACAGCGATAGAGAGcctacctcctcctctcccacacaTCAGTCTTCCACAAATTTCTTTCAGTGTCAAGGAGCCCAACCCCCATGGCATGTCAGCACTCACCTGTGCAGTCTAGCAGGGCTCAGGGTGGGTGTCCTCACAGCACAGCTAAGCCCTGTTtatcaaacccaagtccttgtGTTCAAGTATCAGAATGTCCCCACAGGAGTTTGGCTTCCTCAGGGAAAGGCttttctgtctttatccctgagagagcagctctgccttctccctgGTACTCTGTCATTTGCTGAATCTAGAAACTTTATGATCCTATTTACAGTGCCTGTGGGTAAGAGGAAGGGTGGTGAACAGTGCCCAAGGGGTTCTGGCCCTTTGGTCTTAACTTCAGTATGGCCTCTTTCCCTCCATGTATCCTCAAACTGAGGACTGCTTTGATAACTCAAAGTGATCatttttttgaataattttaaagcatattatttagaaataataaagtaTCATTGAATAATTGAATAAGAACTGTCTTCAGTGTTGTGTTTAGGACATAGTAATTAGGAGACTATGGCTCCTggggatttaatttttttctgatctatttgtgttttcttattttttttcatacagtatgtTTTGATCATGTTATTTCCACCATCTAATACCTTCCCTATCCCATATTCTACCCTACCTATCTAACTTTATGTTTGCTGTCTTGTGCTTTCCAacacaaatacaataaaacaaaacaaacaccagaaagaaaaaataatgaaaaaaataaaaaaataaaacaaaacaaagcaaaacaaaaacaaaagcaaaacaaaatgggaaCATGGATAATTTCCTTTTGTGTTAGAAAACTATACCTGGGCATGAGTCCTGATCTAGAGTGTAGTTGACTGTCACTTAGTGACATTTCATTGGAGAAAACG includes the following:
- the LOC110288276 gene encoding putative vomeronasal receptor-like protein 4 — its product is MIWSNLIQSIIFLSLIGLGVLGNIILFVRHLYTFIIGPDKKNLDVIVIHLAFVNTIIVYCIGVRDIATIFYIRNFLGDVGCKTIIYLERVARGLSICTTCLLSMVQAVTISPRTTLWRKLKPQTAWHILAVLLLFWIFNSLISSNLLHYITPGSSMNRSEIGMFTGYCYMLPSKPTVKWLFLSFMALRDVIFQSLMGWSSGSMALHLYKHHVHVLYLHSSRSANNSRPEIRATQRVLTLMACFLFFYWADLIFSLYIGSTVTHDSTILNIKAFLVLSYAGLSPYVLIIKDVCVSKPCCVP